One segment of Candidatus Afararchaeum irisae DNA contains the following:
- a CDS encoding ATP-binding protein, whose translation MIRKFVNRDEEIGWLEEKLGSNDRELLVIYGRRRVGKTELINHVTQKKVSDSQSIYFLADQRGTSSNARRLAKDASEHFDDIPPDVDSFDDCFKYIRERSHDTELIVVIDEFSYLVEKDDSVPSVFQLIWDEILKDTQISLVLLGSSISMMEEGVLSYESPLYGRRTGQWRLRPLEFGDSTDFFSDSEYPFDDKIRAYGVLGGIPAYLEKFDPQRGLFENIRDEILSKGTFLYEEPEFLLRQELREPSSYMDILEAMSFGATTVTEIANSTHREAKDMSRYLKKLQSLDLVEKSVPVTASQKKKKRGIYEIKDNFFSFWFRFVYPNLDDLERGSVEGVLDTVREGIDVYTSRVFEDICREAVANSSIFDGSSVGSWWYGENEIDVVGLDESEASLLLGECKWTERQVDADLLRRLEKKSSEVRWRGEDRDETFALFSRSGFSRDLRDTAKERDDVRLYDLDTLREII comes from the coding sequence GTGATCCGAAAGTTTGTAAACCGTGACGAGGAGATCGGGTGGCTTGAGGAGAAGCTCGGATCCAACGACCGCGAGTTACTCGTTATCTATGGGCGCCGAAGAGTCGGCAAGACGGAGCTGATTAACCACGTTACTCAGAAAAAAGTCTCCGACAGTCAGAGTATATACTTCTTAGCTGACCAGAGAGGCACTTCGTCTAATGCCCGGAGACTCGCCAAAGACGCCTCAGAACATTTCGACGACATACCGCCTGATGTCGATAGCTTCGACGACTGCTTCAAGTACATACGTGAGAGAAGTCATGACACCGAGCTTATCGTCGTGATAGACGAGTTCTCGTACCTCGTCGAAAAGGATGACTCGGTACCGTCAGTGTTTCAGCTTATCTGGGACGAGATTCTGAAAGACACACAGATATCGCTAGTTCTCCTTGGCTCATCGATATCCATGATGGAGGAGGGTGTCCTTAGCTACGAGAGTCCCCTCTATGGCAGAAGAACCGGACAGTGGAGGCTTCGTCCCCTAGAGTTCGGAGACAGCACTGATTTCTTCTCCGACTCCGAGTATCCGTTCGATGACAAGATACGCGCATATGGCGTTCTCGGAGGCATACCGGCATACCTCGAGAAGTTCGATCCTCAGAGAGGTCTCTTCGAGAACATACGTGACGAGATTCTGTCGAAGGGCACTTTTCTCTACGAAGAGCCCGAGTTTCTCCTGCGTCAGGAGTTGAGGGAGCCTTCGAGCTATATGGACATACTCGAAGCGATGTCGTTCGGGGCTACGACAGTAACCGAGATAGCTAACTCGACACACAGAGAGGCTAAGGACATGTCGAGGTACCTCAAGAAGCTCCAGAGCCTCGATCTAGTCGAGAAGTCCGTGCCTGTCACAGCGTCTCAGAAGAAAAAGAAGAGAGGGATCTACGAGATCAAAGACAACTTCTTCAGCTTCTGGTTCAGATTCGTGTACCCCAACCTCGATGACCTCGAAAGGGGATCGGTCGAGGGGGTTCTCGACACAGTAAGAGAGGGTATAGACGTGTACACGAGCAGGGTATTCGAAGACATCTGTAGAGAAGCCGTAGCTAACTCGTCTATATTCGACGGTTCATCAGTCGGATCTTGGTGGTATGGGGAGAACGAGATTGACGTAGTAGGTCTCGACGAGAGCGAGGCGAGTCTTCTCTTGGGTGAGTGTAAGTGGACGGAGAGACAGGTAGACGCCGATCTCCTCAGAAGACTTGAGAAGAAGTCGTCCGAAGTCAGATGGAGAGGCGAGGACAGAGACGAGACATTCGCTCTCTTCTCTAGGTCGGGTTTCAGCCGGGATCTCAGAGACACGGCGAAAGAGAGGGATGACGTCCGACTTTATGACCTCGATACCTTGAGAGAAATAATATAA
- a CDS encoding sugar transferase, with protein MKASLRYRFLRGVGAVVATVVSVVLANHPLLQRTLTTYVPVVNRLNPVVLSNGDLTVTLMTTLVVVLGSLIPLFKPKPRRILDTVFLTHKRILVAGFALAAIGYFDYTYKLPRPTLILVVAVLSVTLPAWFVYVRRSPETAETAVLVGNDIETMRDIVEKDLQENLVGFVSPLSVYSQMTGSDVSVADGGAFLGKPESSGVEIEWLGSFTRLDDILVKTNADTAVLAFVDEDRSDFFGVLDTCYEHGVKAKAHRDHVDSVLMSRESEDELVDIELEPIDPQDYVFKRVFDIAFAGFGLLALSPLIGVIAAAIKLDSPGPVLYEQERTAEFGDTFSIYKFRSMLPESESPEPVDDTENHRITRVGRVIRKTHMDEIPQLWSILVGDMSVVGPRAVWRDEEVLLEKETEMWRKRWFIKPGLTGLAQINDASSTEPEKKLRYDLEYIRDQSFWLDIKIVVRQIWMVVVDALGFVVGEEDDESQG; from the coding sequence GTGAAAGCGAGTCTGAGATACAGGTTTCTGAGAGGTGTGGGTGCAGTCGTGGCTACCGTGGTCTCCGTAGTTCTCGCTAACCATCCTCTTCTCCAGCGTACTCTGACGACTTACGTGCCTGTCGTCAACCGTCTTAATCCTGTGGTTCTCTCTAACGGCGACCTGACCGTCACACTGATGACTACACTCGTGGTCGTACTCGGCAGTCTAATACCCCTCTTCAAGCCGAAGCCCCGGAGAATACTCGACACCGTCTTTCTGACACACAAACGGATTCTCGTGGCGGGGTTTGCGCTCGCGGCTATCGGGTACTTCGACTACACGTACAAACTCCCGCGTCCGACTCTGATACTCGTTGTGGCTGTCCTGTCGGTCACGTTACCCGCGTGGTTCGTCTACGTGCGTCGGTCTCCCGAAACGGCAGAGACAGCGGTACTCGTGGGCAACGACATAGAGACTATGAGAGATATAGTCGAGAAGGATCTTCAGGAGAACCTCGTGGGATTTGTCTCGCCACTGTCTGTCTACTCCCAGATGACGGGTTCGGATGTCTCGGTTGCGGACGGCGGCGCGTTTCTGGGTAAGCCCGAGTCGAGTGGTGTGGAGATCGAGTGGCTAGGGAGCTTTACACGTCTCGACGACATACTCGTAAAGACGAACGCCGACACCGCTGTACTCGCCTTCGTGGACGAGGATCGATCTGACTTCTTCGGGGTCTTAGACACGTGTTACGAACACGGTGTCAAGGCGAAGGCACACAGAGACCACGTCGACAGCGTTCTGATGAGTAGAGAGTCGGAAGATGAGCTCGTCGATATAGAGCTCGAGCCCATCGATCCACAGGACTACGTCTTCAAACGCGTCTTCGACATCGCCTTCGCGGGGTTCGGTCTGTTAGCTCTGTCCCCTCTGATCGGTGTTATCGCGGCGGCTATAAAGCTCGACAGTCCGGGTCCTGTGCTGTACGAACAGGAGAGGACAGCCGAATTCGGAGATACGTTCAGTATTTATAAGTTCAGAAGTATGTTGCCCGAAAGCGAGTCTCCCGAGCCCGTCGACGACACCGAGAACCACCGTATAACTCGTGTGGGGCGCGTGATACGTAAGACGCATATGGACGAGATACCTCAGCTCTGGTCGATACTCGTGGGAGACATGAGTGTCGTAGGTCCACGTGCAGTGTGGAGAGACGAGGAAGTACTACTTGAGAAAGAGACAGAGATGTGGCGCAAGAGATGGTTCATAAAGCCCGGTCTTACAGGACTCGCACAGATAAACGATGCATCGAGTACGGAGCCCGAGAAGAAGCTGAGGTATGACCTCGAATACATACGTGACCAGTCTTTCTGGCTCGATATCAAGATCGTAGTGAGACAGATCTGGATGGTCGTGGTCGACGCACTGGGATTCGTCGTGGGTGAAGAAGACGACGAGTCTCAGGGATAG
- a CDS encoding VanZ family protein, protein MERQIPVPLLPPWLRWLGVIAVAAVIFYTSVIVVPPEMPKPEFAPLDKWLHFLAYAGLGWSLAYATVGESDRRPLHKALLVFSVVFGYGLGIEVIQSFLPYRYFGFGDLVANGIGAALGLTWIGLEKRMKFVRAGLG, encoded by the coding sequence ATGGAGAGACAGATACCTGTACCTCTGTTACCTCCGTGGCTACGCTGGCTAGGCGTAATCGCAGTAGCCGCGGTCATCTTCTATACATCCGTCATAGTCGTGCCACCCGAGATGCCGAAGCCCGAGTTCGCCCCACTCGACAAATGGCTACACTTTCTCGCGTACGCTGGTCTCGGATGGAGTCTGGCGTACGCCACAGTCGGCGAAAGCGACCGACGTCCTCTACACAAGGCTCTCCTAGTCTTCTCGGTTGTCTTCGGATACGGCTTAGGCATAGAGGTCATACAGTCGTTTCTGCCTTACCGTTACTTCGGCTTCGGCGACTTGGTAGCCAACGGTATAGGAGCGGCACTCGGTCTAACGTGGATTGGTCTCGAAAAGAGGATGAAGTTCGTACGAGCCGGTCTCGGATAG
- a CDS encoding DUF4330 domain-containing protein: MDIIDDEGRLFGVVNIVDALAVLLVLAVVVAGVAFVDPFSTQDKTTRYVTVDLDSQRSYTASLISEGDTMSLENSYGNLTVTDVYTTPSPKTDNVSVLARAKLDGLLVEDSQGQMVFEFGGSRIRVGDTIPIQTDEYGVEGTVTSVGQNGSTLDTQTYPVVATATVPSSLVENIEAGDSYTVSGQEVAVLESLQVHPGGQNQNTVYLGMTLETVSVGGDRLFAGRQTSVGASLPFETDSYSISPSITQTGTSEISTAMARVVTESTVPTQTAELVEVGDTYGVRGQEMATVKSVELYPTGNPDQRRLVTGLSLRSIERSGDTYFGNTRIEVDNTVTFSNGSYSFTGNIRSTGTTTISEDTTQKSIRVKLHNIPPETADSISVGMSEKVGGRTLAEVVDKEVEPAKITLTSDSGEIFKRQHPINKDVYLNLRVTVRDTETGLRFHGKPLRIGNDVVFEFENVDVNGRVTQIR, from the coding sequence ATGGACATAATTGACGACGAGGGCAGACTCTTCGGCGTCGTAAATATCGTCGATGCCCTGGCTGTTCTACTCGTCTTAGCCGTAGTGGTCGCTGGAGTCGCATTCGTCGACCCGTTCTCGACACAAGACAAGACGACAAGGTATGTTACAGTCGATCTCGACTCTCAGAGAAGCTACACCGCATCGCTCATCTCCGAGGGTGACACGATGTCTTTGGAGAACTCATACGGCAACCTGACTGTCACGGATGTCTATACAACTCCTAGTCCCAAGACTGACAATGTCTCTGTCTTAGCACGTGCTAAGCTCGACGGACTTCTCGTAGAGGACTCACAGGGACAGATGGTCTTCGAGTTCGGGGGATCGAGGATACGTGTGGGCGACACGATCCCGATACAGACCGACGAGTACGGGGTCGAGGGTACTGTAACATCTGTAGGACAGAACGGCTCGACACTCGATACCCAGACCTACCCTGTGGTAGCTACGGCGACAGTCCCGTCGTCTCTGGTAGAAAACATAGAAGCCGGAGACTCTTATACCGTCAGCGGACAAGAGGTCGCAGTCTTGGAGTCTCTACAAGTACATCCCGGCGGACAGAACCAGAATACTGTCTATCTCGGTATGACTCTTGAGACGGTCTCTGTGGGAGGCGACAGGCTCTTCGCGGGGAGACAGACATCCGTCGGAGCGTCCCTGCCTTTCGAGACTGACTCCTACAGCATCTCTCCGAGTATAACCCAGACCGGCACCTCGGAGATATCCACAGCTATGGCTCGTGTCGTGACCGAGTCGACAGTGCCGACTCAGACCGCCGAACTCGTCGAAGTCGGTGACACGTACGGAGTGCGTGGACAGGAGATGGCGACCGTCAAGTCGGTCGAACTCTATCCGACGGGCAACCCCGACCAGAGACGTCTCGTGACGGGTCTGAGTCTCAGAAGCATCGAACGTTCGGGAGATACTTATTTCGGCAATACCCGGATCGAAGTCGATAACACAGTTACGTTCTCGAATGGATCTTACAGCTTCACGGGTAATATACGCAGTACGGGCACCACTACAATCTCCGAGGACACAACTCAGAAGAGTATACGTGTAAAGCTACATAACATCCCGCCAGAGACTGCCGACTCAATTTCAGTGGGTATGTCGGAGAAGGTAGGCGGTAGGACTCTCGCCGAGGTAGTCGACAAGGAGGTGGAGCCCGCTAAGATTACACTCACCAGTGACTCGGGAGAGATCTTCAAGCGTCAACATCCTATAAACAAGGACGTCTACCTCAATCTGAGAGTGACAGTACGAGACACTGAGACAGGGCTACGGTTCCACGGCAAGCCACTCAGGATAGGCAACGACGTGGTCTTCGAGTTCGAGAACGTAGACGTCAACGGCAGAGTGACACAGATTAGATAG
- a CDS encoding undecaprenyl-diphosphate phosphatase, with amino-acid sequence MTDISPLISLVIGVLQGVFEWLPISSEGNITLFLTAFTSLEPDAAVQLSLFLHAGTALSATVYYREEVLEVLDDVKDTSNWRPSSAFEPRNAEAWFLGVATFASVVTGLAAYSAIIEVATEVTGGVFVAVIGLLLVITGVLQRVAESRDSYGSRDPNLTDSLLVGGLQGLAILPGVSRSGTTASALLLRGHDGSTSLRLSFLLSIPAAFGAGVLTVLETGGLPSVSPVSAVTAVSASAVVGYLTIDALMRVVERIAFWLVCVVLGLLAVVGGYLTLVL; translated from the coding sequence ATGACGGATATATCCCCTCTCATATCCCTGGTAATCGGCGTATTACAGGGTGTCTTCGAGTGGCTGCCCATATCGAGCGAGGGCAACATAACCCTGTTTCTGACTGCTTTCACTTCTCTTGAGCCCGACGCTGCGGTACAGCTGTCACTCTTTCTCCACGCGGGTACAGCCCTGTCTGCGACAGTCTATTACCGCGAAGAAGTTCTGGAGGTTCTGGACGACGTTAAGGACACGTCGAACTGGAGACCTTCGTCGGCTTTCGAACCACGTAATGCCGAAGCCTGGTTTCTGGGGGTCGCTACGTTTGCATCAGTCGTGACGGGATTAGCCGCGTATTCGGCTATAATCGAGGTAGCGACCGAGGTCACGGGAGGTGTCTTCGTAGCGGTGATAGGACTTCTTCTGGTTATTACAGGGGTTCTACAGAGAGTAGCAGAAAGTAGAGATAGTTACGGTTCGCGTGATCCAAACCTCACGGACTCGTTGCTTGTGGGCGGTCTACAAGGACTCGCAATACTCCCGGGAGTCTCACGTTCGGGTACTACAGCGAGTGCGCTACTTCTACGTGGTCACGACGGTTCTACCTCTCTGCGTCTATCATTTCTTCTGAGTATACCCGCGGCGTTCGGCGCTGGTGTTCTGACCGTCTTAGAGACCGGCGGTCTGCCTAGTGTGAGTCCGGTGTCTGCGGTAACAGCAGTTTCGGCGAGTGCCGTAGTAGGATACCTCACGATAGACGCTCTAATGAGGGTCGTCGAGAGGATAGCCTTCTGGCTCGTCTGTGTGGTCTTAGGACTCCTCGCGGTCGTCGGCGGATACCTGACGCTCGTACTGTGA
- a CDS encoding STT3 domain-containing protein, whose translation MDEMREEVEDLLDEKPDIEDSLRQLIEIDSSNESWDFDDTPFDSGEFGELVSRGILDKDEEGGYEISDTKSVRTAVEGQSDDSDNESYEYELSLPDLPSFNPVSSAYLIGSLLIVVAFRSITYSDVFRGSDVVLAVNDPYYYRYWVDRLLEKTSGGLLDAILKVPSGIQQGEPLMVAVLGWLSGILGTDIVLPWFPVVSAVITGLLVYLVSVRLTKDKRAGIASVVALGVIPAHAFRTSLGFADHHPFDYPWLGLTVLSLVMLADTDKTTIYRYRSIGLSALLGISISGQVLSWDNSPILIAPLGLYIFFVVFSYMRSQVSPLRRNIPVILGLSMASVVSYLFHTRLGWHTDIVAYSPFLLLLGVAAVVVAAETAYRLEVSLRQLAAVEAVLAVIGATAFRFILPDFYSRLISELNNFVGLGGIAETQSLLQGGGVLGPITNFGLFLFLGLGYIVFSVWWSYSRNEPKWTVLGVYGVYFFILGVVQVRFAGQLSFFIAVFTGVGILHLASLVDLTSQPAFLDSDGADNRRSVKEIQIPDRRTAAYVIALFLLVGGINIPQTALHVQKGTVVSDSEYDAVKWLESYSKKNDLSYPDNYVFSEWGENRAYNYFVNGESKSYGYAKSNFRDFLTSDSPEEWYSRLNSQHDGFVFLKKIDSQDVPVESVYSRLYNSYGSRRLGVPGVSHYRAVYAKNSIRIFEVVPGAKLRGSVSPNSNLTIKSTVDIEDQTFVYNRQATANSEGNFSLTVPYSGEYSIGNQTVEVTDSDVRNGNVIDI comes from the coding sequence ATGGACGAGATGCGTGAGGAGGTCGAGGATCTCCTTGACGAGAAGCCGGATATCGAGGATTCTCTACGTCAACTTATAGAGATAGACTCGTCTAACGAGTCGTGGGACTTCGATGACACTCCTTTTGACTCGGGGGAGTTCGGCGAGTTGGTGTCGAGGGGTATTCTTGATAAAGATGAGGAGGGGGGTTACGAAATTTCGGACACTAAGTCGGTCAGGACAGCTGTCGAGGGTCAGTCAGATGACTCAGATAACGAGTCATACGAATACGAGTTGAGCCTACCGGATCTTCCGTCGTTTAATCCAGTCTCTTCGGCTTATCTCATAGGCAGTCTGCTTATAGTCGTAGCTTTCCGGTCTATTACCTACTCAGACGTTTTCCGAGGGTCGGATGTAGTTCTCGCTGTTAATGACCCCTACTACTACCGTTACTGGGTTGACCGCTTGTTAGAGAAAACCAGCGGTGGTCTTCTCGACGCCATTCTTAAGGTACCTTCGGGTATCCAGCAGGGAGAACCTCTCATGGTGGCTGTATTAGGATGGCTATCAGGCATACTGGGGACTGACATTGTTCTGCCGTGGTTCCCTGTCGTATCCGCAGTAATAACAGGTCTTTTAGTCTACTTGGTTTCTGTACGTCTAACCAAAGACAAAAGAGCCGGTATCGCTTCCGTAGTTGCTCTCGGGGTTATTCCCGCTCATGCCTTCCGAACTTCTCTCGGCTTCGCTGACCACCATCCGTTCGACTATCCGTGGCTAGGTCTTACAGTACTGTCTCTGGTTATGCTGGCTGACACAGACAAGACCACTATATACAGGTACAGGTCGATCGGGCTCTCTGCTCTCTTAGGTATAAGCATCTCAGGACAGGTACTCTCGTGGGACAACAGCCCGATACTCATCGCCCCGCTTGGTCTATACATCTTCTTCGTCGTGTTCTCGTATATGAGATCTCAGGTCTCCCCTCTGCGAAGAAACATACCTGTCATACTCGGACTCTCGATGGCATCCGTGGTCAGCTATCTTTTCCATACCCGACTCGGATGGCACACTGATATAGTGGCTTACTCCCCATTTCTTCTCCTCTTAGGTGTAGCTGCGGTAGTGGTGGCTGCCGAGACAGCGTACCGCCTTGAGGTTTCGTTGAGACAGCTTGCGGCGGTCGAAGCCGTCTTAGCTGTCATAGGTGCTACCGCGTTTAGGTTTATCCTTCCCGACTTCTACTCACGTCTCATTAGTGAGCTGAATAACTTCGTAGGATTAGGGGGGATAGCTGAAACCCAGTCCTTGTTACAGGGTGGAGGTGTTTTAGGACCTATAACCAACTTTGGACTCTTTCTCTTCCTTGGACTCGGGTATATAGTATTCTCAGTCTGGTGGTCTTACTCCCGAAACGAGCCGAAGTGGACAGTCTTAGGTGTATACGGGGTATACTTCTTCATACTCGGAGTGGTTCAGGTCAGGTTTGCGGGACAGCTTTCTTTCTTCATAGCAGTCTTTACGGGAGTCGGCATACTCCATCTAGCCTCTCTAGTTGACCTGACTTCACAGCCCGCTTTCTTGGACTCAGATGGCGCGGATAATCGAAGGTCTGTGAAAGAGATTCAGATACCTGACAGAAGGACTGCTGCCTATGTCATAGCCCTCTTCCTCTTAGTCGGCGGCATAAACATCCCTCAGACAGCTTTACACGTCCAGAAGGGTACTGTCGTGTCAGACTCCGAGTACGACGCTGTGAAATGGCTGGAGTCGTACTCCAAGAAAAACGATCTGTCTTATCCAGACAACTACGTCTTCAGTGAATGGGGCGAAAACCGCGCGTATAACTACTTCGTAAATGGTGAGTCGAAATCGTACGGATACGCCAAATCTAACTTCCGTGATTTCCTCACGTCGGACTCTCCGGAGGAGTGGTACAGCCGTCTTAACAGCCAACACGACGGATTCGTGTTTCTGAAGAAAATAGACTCCCAAGATGTTCCTGTCGAGTCGGTCTACTCCCGCCTCTACAATAGCTACGGGAGTCGGAGATTGGGCGTACCGGGTGTCTCACATTACAGGGCTGTTTATGCTAAGAACTCCATACGTATATTCGAGGTAGTTCCTGGAGCCAAGCTCAGAGGATCTGTGTCTCCCAACTCGAATCTTACTATCAAATCTACCGTAGACATAGAGGATCAGACCTTCGTCTATAACCGTCAAGCCACCGCTAACTCGGAGGGTAACTTCTCTCTAACTGTGCCCTACTCGGGCGAGTACAGTATTGGCAACCAGACTGTCGAAGTAACTGACTCGGACGTCAGAAACGGTAACGTCATTGACATATGA